The DNA segment CAGGCTTTCCGTAATAACCATATATCGTTTTCAGGAAAGGCATGTCCTGCCCAGGTACGGTAACCGTCCAGTCCTGACCATCTGAGACGACCAACTGAGGATTTGGTGCCGCCATCGCGGCCAGCTCCACATTATTGGTTCCACCTGCGCAAAGGTGTATCGGCATGCCACTTTCACAAGGACAACCTCCATAAAATGAAGAAGAAAGCGAAACTACAGGTGCACTGAGTTTGATCCGATCGTCCATGGCGGCCATCAATACAGTGTGGCTTCCGCCACCCGATCCTCCACTAATGCCCACCCTGCCCGGATCTGTTTCTTTAAGGGACAATACATAATCCAGTATTCTGATGCCACCTAAGGTTTGTATCGTTTGTGCCAGGCTTCGCCTGTGGTCTTCCGGTTTAAACTGCAACAGCGATTCACCCCAGGCAAAAAGGTCGTAACTGAAGGCCATTACCCCCATACGGGCCATGGTAGCACAACGCAGCTGGCAATCGGCACGGTAACGTTGCTGCGCCCAATGCCCGTCCGGACTAAGCATTACAGGTATTTTTCCCCTGATTTTCGAGGGTCTGTATAAAGAACCATTGATGTACAGGCCGGGCAATATTTCTATCGCAATGTTCTCTACTGTATAGCCATCCATTACTCTTTTTGGTGTAATGATGGGTTTAGATAAAGGTTTTGCAGGTAAGGGCGACAATTGCTGTGCCTGGTACAACAATGGCCTGATCAAGGCCTTGCGTTTCTCCCAGCTGGCTTTATCCTGGTACAGTGAGGCCAGATGGTTTAGGGTAGCCTGGCCCTCTGCTGCATTCCAGCGGTAATATTCGTATTCTTTTAATTTGTAAACACCTTCTTTTTCCTTATTGACCTTCATGTCGAGCGGTGCGAGCACATTGGCCAGTGTTTCGTCAACATCGGGTCTGAAGCGCCATAAGGCATAGTTTACCCAACGGTTGTTCACCTGGTTTTCACTATACTTTATTTTTACTTTGAAACGGCCTTCTATTTCCGATAAAACAGTTTTAAGCGGCTGCCTGTACAGGCTATCCGAATTTTGGGTCTGTGCCAGCAATATACTGCTTAAACCCATTGCCACCAGAAATAAAGCTATCCGTTTCATCTGCTATTCCTCGTTTTTAACATCAGTAACCACAGGGGCTGTATAGCCCTTTAATTTTGGCCAAATGCCATTTACTATCTTTTTAAGCTTAAGTTTTGATGGATCAACTACTACATGTTTGATCTTTTCCCTTCTCCAGGTATAAATGAAATGCAGCAAACCATCTGAGGTTTGGATTACCGCAGGATAGGAATACTGGCTGGTGGGCGAATCCTCAAGGATCAACGCTGCCGACCAGTTTTTACCATCTTTGGAAATCGCTACATTTAATGGCGTCCGGGCCCCTTTTGCCAGGTCTCCGGGAGGCAGTACATGGTTGTATACCAATACATGTCTGCCATCTTTCATAGTTACTGCATCGGTGCCTGAATTGTTGTTTGGCAGGGACGTTTTTGCTAAAGCAGACCAGGTTTCACCGTTGTCCTGCGACCAGGATTCTACAATTGCCCTGTTCCTGCTCCTGGCCAGGATCTGTAGTTTTCCATTGCCATGATCCAGGATACTTGGCTGTATAGCATTGATCTCCCCACCTTCCAGCGGGCCGATTAAGCGCCAGGTTTTGCCATTGTCTTTGGTTACTTCGAAATGGACTTTCCAGCCTTTGCCTTCTGTACTGGAAGGACAGAACAAGTTACCATTGCTGAGCAGCACCGGTTTGTTTTTTACTGGGCCAATCTGGCCTTCCGGTAATTTCTGCGCTTCAGACCAGGTAATGCCGCCATCTTTTGAGCTGCGCATCATGCCCCACCATTCGGATGGCTTAGGGCCAATTTTGTAAAAAAGCAACAGTTCTCCACCAGGTACCTGGTACAATACAGGGTTCCAGGTAGGCAGCCTTACTTTGTCGTTTTGTATACCATTGGCTACAGAAACCGGAGCAAGCCAGGTTCCGTTAACCTGCCTGCTCACATAGATCTCCACATCCGGATGGCGTTCATGGGTACCACCAAAATAGGCTGCCACCAATCCGGTAGGCGTTTCGGCTATGG comes from the Pedobacter heparinus DSM 2366 genome and includes:
- a CDS encoding acetylxylan esterase — its product is MKRIALFLVAMGLSSILLAQTQNSDSLYRQPLKTVLSEIEGRFKVKIKYSENQVNNRWVNYALWRFRPDVDETLANVLAPLDMKVNKEKEGVYKLKEYEYYRWNAAEGQATLNHLASLYQDKASWEKRKALIRPLLYQAQQLSPLPAKPLSKPIITPKRVMDGYTVENIAIEILPGLYINGSLYRPSKIRGKIPVMLSPDGHWAQQRYRADCQLRCATMARMGVMAFSYDLFAWGESLLQFKPEDHRRSLAQTIQTLGGIRILDYVLSLKETDPGRVGISGGSGGGSHTVLMAAMDDRIKLSAPVVSLSSSFYGGCPCESGMPIHLCAGGTNNVELAAMAAPNPQLVVSDGQDWTVTVPGQDMPFLKTIYGYYGKPERVENVHLPEEGHDFGYSKRKALYDFLVQNFKLDVAGVKDKDGKYDESKCTIEKEPAMYVFGEKAERLPANAIKGFEQLEQVFKAATK
- a CDS encoding sialidase family protein → MLKRSTGIIGLLICLTGGYGLKAQSQKWRSGIITDEFLYEKAAFPSCHSATIAETPTGLVAAYFGGTHERHPDVEIYVSRQVNGTWLAPVSVANGIQNDKVRLPTWNPVLYQVPGGELLLFYKIGPKPSEWWGMMRSSKDGGITWSEAQKLPEGQIGPVKNKPVLLSNGNLFCPSSTEGKGWKVHFEVTKDNGKTWRLIGPLEGGEINAIQPSILDHGNGKLQILARSRNRAIVESWSQDNGETWSALAKTSLPNNNSGTDAVTMKDGRHVLVYNHVLPPGDLAKGARTPLNVAISKDGKNWSAALILEDSPTSQYSYPAVIQTSDGLLHFIYTWRREKIKHVVVDPSKLKLKKIVNGIWPKLKGYTAPVVTDVKNEE